One stretch of Labrenzia sp. CE80 DNA includes these proteins:
- the phnC gene encoding phosphonate ABC transporter ATP-binding protein, with the protein MSAIGISGLSKTYRGGTRALDRVSLTVEAGEMVALIGASGSGKSTLIRHISGLVPADKNSGSCKIVVDGAVVQEGGRISRNIATARTDIGVIFQQFNLVPRLSVLNNVLAGLLGRMPVLRGVLGLFRKQESQLAMQALDRVGIAHTARQRASTLSGGQQQRAAIARTLVQGARVILADEPIASLDPASAKRVMGILSQINQEDGITVLVSLHQVEYARRYCKRTIAMRAGQVVFDGPSRELTTQFLRDIYGEASEELVLPDADDFGTEPMTATA; encoded by the coding sequence ATGAGCGCGATCGGCATTTCAGGACTATCGAAGACGTATCGCGGCGGCACACGCGCGCTTGATCGGGTCAGCCTTACCGTTGAAGCGGGAGAGATGGTCGCTCTTATCGGCGCGTCCGGCTCCGGCAAGTCCACTCTCATTCGTCATATTTCAGGTCTTGTGCCTGCCGACAAAAATTCGGGCAGCTGCAAGATTGTCGTTGATGGAGCCGTTGTCCAGGAAGGCGGCCGGATTTCCCGCAACATTGCGACTGCCCGCACCGACATCGGTGTGATTTTCCAGCAGTTCAATCTGGTGCCGCGGCTCAGCGTTCTGAACAACGTACTGGCGGGCCTGCTGGGCAGAATGCCCGTGCTGCGTGGTGTGCTGGGTCTTTTCCGCAAGCAGGAGAGCCAGCTCGCGATGCAGGCGCTGGACCGGGTCGGAATTGCTCATACGGCGCGGCAGCGCGCTTCCACCCTCTCGGGCGGACAGCAGCAACGCGCTGCCATTGCCAGAACGCTGGTGCAGGGCGCACGGGTCATTCTGGCCGACGAACCGATTGCCTCGCTCGACCCGGCATCCGCAAAGCGCGTGATGGGCATTCTTTCGCAAATCAACCAGGAGGACGGCATCACGGTTCTGGTGTCCCTGCATCAGGTTGAATACGCGCGGCGCTACTGCAAGCGCACGATCGCCATGCGCGCAGGACAGGTCGTCTTTGACGGCCCAAGCCGTGAACTGACGACCCAGTTCCTTCGAGACATTTACGGAGAGGCAAGCGAGGAACTCGTCTTGCCAGATGCCGACGACTTCGGGACCGAGCCAATGACGGCAACGGCCTGA
- the bcp gene encoding thioredoxin-dependent thiol peroxidase yields the protein MSDLDTGTAAPDFDLEADGGERIKLSALSGKPVVVYFYPKDDTPGCTKEAIAFTGLMSDFSAIGVTIIGISPDTAAKHDKFKAKHDLEVRLAADPEQTACNAYGVWVEKSMYGKKYMGVERSTFLIGADGKIAKIWRKVKVPGHAEAVLEAAKGL from the coding sequence ATGAGCGATTTGGACACCGGAACCGCGGCACCCGACTTTGACCTGGAGGCGGATGGCGGAGAACGCATCAAACTTTCGGCGCTTTCAGGCAAACCAGTTGTCGTCTATTTCTATCCCAAGGACGACACACCGGGCTGCACGAAAGAAGCCATCGCCTTCACAGGTCTCATGTCGGACTTCAGTGCAATTGGTGTCACAATCATCGGCATTTCACCGGACACCGCTGCAAAGCACGACAAGTTCAAGGCCAAGCACGATCTGGAGGTCCGGCTCGCTGCAGACCCCGAACAGACCGCTTGCAACGCGTATGGCGTATGGGTCGAAAAGTCGATGTATGGCAAGAAATACATGGGCGTCGAGCGCTCAACATTCCTGATTGGCGCGGACGGAAAAATTGCGAAGATCTGGCGCAAGGTAAAGGTTCCAGGACATGCGGAAGCGGTCCTGGAAGCCGCAAAGGGCCTCTGA
- a CDS encoding AsmA-like C-terminal domain-containing protein: MLARFLAEQASQGPAKLSIVDASLDFTHDDGIRVVVRDAHLKLEGEVPVEIILPRVEAPINGTSLLAGEIHFVSLQLDRPKVILGVPESERELPEMAHLMEAVDRVADVVDSEFARRNLARVHVANGDLEITGALARSFNGIDAEITRRDDRRIDATARVAGRVGPWEIQLTSRPADRDTEQRRMAVLFKDVTLGDLVSPESELRSGKGMGLPLSARFDSLFDEAGNFLSANLVGRINDGWFQMGRTSVRFDDVALSLEWLPEVPGIRIGTSHIIYGNTQIFYDGHIQPPLKPGDDWDLALATERAQFGSSDIPLAPIAIDTFQLAGRYVPDDRTFFFDKAGMIAGPAQLFASGSVEIRSDGPYLALALEGQDLPIGLTKQVWPITLVPPARRWIIDRVLDGQVDRVRFQGAVRPPAFNPANPDPGWSGNDMGLELSFSDAEIQPVGDVPNVSGISGTVSIKNEVLTVKGQDGFSNVEGGGTVAMPEGIFKILRLRERDNKLGVLDIKLDGEAKDIAEIIDSDPFRVMQRAEVETDGISGDGAMRIEAEFGLRRKIDVGDIIWQAQATSNNFSSSKPIKGHKIERADVEVDADQTQVSIVGKGVLDGLPADINLLLPLGGSNVQARQGVVLDVTADQLKERSIDLTAFLKGSMLMTVEDADGIKTFDVDLTKTSLRLNALGWEKAPGVPATATFRLIETDTERKVQDFELVSDGVDVTGAMALSLDGDLQSASFSKFQLRSGDDASLTITRGSNGRFKIAMAGEEFDARGLIREVGKPKSGAGTSDFSKGLAVTANLARVTGFNGVGIEKFSGVIETDAEGLTSADVTGLLNGRAPFSFEIDDASSGSGRVAEGLFEDSGALLRFLDVYQRMRGGRGSLNVDMADHTTWDGTFKVTGLSITEDPAIRKLTEQRNLLQRKQQGSVVIATGGGGVGEASFDTLDIAFTRSGQTLTISQGGLKGAVIGGTVSGTVDLASQTMDLNGTFVPIYALNNIFANIPLLGFALGGSSGEGLIGVTYRLSGALSDPVLSVNPISAIAPGIFRKMFEFQ; the protein is encoded by the coding sequence ATGCTGGCGCGCTTCTTGGCGGAACAGGCAAGCCAGGGCCCGGCAAAGCTCTCGATTGTCGATGCGTCCCTCGATTTTACACATGACGACGGCATTCGCGTGGTTGTACGTGATGCTCATTTGAAGCTTGAAGGGGAGGTGCCAGTCGAGATTATCCTGCCACGCGTCGAAGCGCCCATTAATGGCACATCCCTTCTGGCTGGAGAGATCCACTTCGTTTCATTGCAGCTCGATCGTCCGAAAGTCATTCTCGGCGTGCCTGAGAGTGAGCGGGAATTGCCGGAGATGGCGCATCTCATGGAGGCGGTCGACCGGGTTGCAGATGTCGTTGACAGCGAATTTGCGCGCCGCAATCTGGCGCGGGTCCATGTGGCCAACGGGGACCTTGAGATCACTGGGGCGCTCGCGCGCTCGTTCAACGGCATTGATGCAGAAATCACCCGGCGCGATGACCGCAGGATCGACGCAACCGCTCGCGTTGCTGGCCGTGTTGGTCCCTGGGAAATTCAGTTGACGAGTCGACCGGCGGACCGGGACACCGAACAAAGGCGAATGGCGGTCTTGTTCAAAGATGTCACTCTCGGTGATCTGGTCAGTCCTGAGAGCGAGTTGAGGAGCGGCAAGGGCATGGGACTGCCGCTAAGCGCCAGGTTCGATAGCCTGTTTGATGAGGCCGGCAATTTCCTTTCAGCGAATCTTGTTGGGCGCATCAACGACGGATGGTTCCAGATGGGACGCACGTCTGTGCGGTTTGATGACGTTGCCCTGTCACTAGAATGGCTGCCGGAGGTTCCCGGCATCCGGATCGGGACGTCGCACATCATCTATGGCAATACGCAGATCTTTTATGACGGCCACATCCAGCCACCGCTGAAGCCAGGCGATGATTGGGATCTGGCGCTTGCGACCGAGAGGGCCCAGTTCGGGTCGTCAGATATTCCCCTTGCGCCGATTGCAATTGATACGTTCCAGCTGGCGGGGCGCTATGTTCCAGATGATCGAACTTTCTTTTTCGACAAGGCTGGCATGATTGCTGGCCCGGCCCAGCTCTTTGCGTCGGGCTCTGTCGAGATACGTTCGGATGGACCCTATCTGGCGCTTGCGCTTGAAGGGCAAGACCTGCCAATAGGGCTCACCAAGCAGGTCTGGCCGATCACGCTGGTTCCGCCTGCAAGGCGTTGGATCATTGATCGTGTATTGGATGGGCAGGTGGATCGAGTCCGCTTTCAGGGTGCGGTGCGTCCGCCCGCTTTTAATCCAGCCAATCCCGACCCAGGCTGGTCTGGCAATGATATGGGGCTGGAGCTGTCGTTTTCAGACGCCGAGATCCAGCCTGTAGGCGACGTGCCAAATGTATCGGGAATTTCTGGGACCGTCTCGATCAAGAATGAGGTTCTTACGGTAAAGGGTCAGGACGGATTTTCCAACGTTGAGGGCGGCGGCACTGTTGCCATGCCCGAAGGGATCTTCAAGATCCTGCGTCTGCGCGAAAGAGACAACAAGCTTGGTGTTCTGGACATCAAGCTGGATGGCGAGGCAAAGGACATCGCTGAAATTATCGACAGCGATCCCTTTCGAGTGATGCAACGCGCCGAAGTGGAAACGGACGGTATCTCCGGTGATGGCGCCATGCGGATCGAAGCTGAATTCGGTCTACGCAGAAAGATTGATGTTGGGGACATCATATGGCAGGCGCAGGCAACCTCGAACAACTTCTCCTCCAGCAAGCCGATCAAGGGCCACAAGATTGAGCGTGCGGATGTCGAGGTTGATGCGGATCAGACGCAGGTCTCCATCGTTGGCAAAGGGGTTCTTGATGGCTTGCCTGCGGATATCAATTTGCTCCTGCCGCTCGGTGGCTCGAATGTCCAGGCGCGACAGGGCGTTGTTCTGGATGTTACCGCAGATCAGCTGAAGGAGCGCAGCATCGACCTGACTGCATTTCTCAAGGGTTCGATGTTGATGACTGTTGAGGATGCGGACGGGATCAAAACCTTCGACGTGGATCTCACCAAGACCAGCCTTCGGCTGAACGCACTTGGTTGGGAGAAGGCGCCAGGTGTTCCCGCAACGGCGACCTTCCGGCTTATTGAAACAGACACAGAGCGCAAGGTTCAGGACTTTGAGCTGGTTTCCGACGGTGTCGACGTAACCGGCGCGATGGCCCTTTCGTTGGACGGGGATCTACAGAGTGCATCCTTCTCGAAGTTCCAGCTCCGCAGTGGTGATGATGCGTCCCTGACGATCACACGTGGCAGCAATGGTCGTTTCAAGATCGCGATGGCGGGCGAAGAGTTTGACGCGCGTGGCCTGATCCGCGAGGTTGGTAAACCCAAGTCTGGTGCCGGAACCTCAGACTTTTCAAAGGGCCTGGCTGTTACGGCCAATCTTGCGCGGGTGACAGGCTTCAACGGCGTTGGTATCGAGAAGTTCTCCGGTGTGATTGAGACCGATGCGGAGGGTCTGACGTCTGCAGATGTCACTGGGCTCCTGAATGGGCGCGCACCCTTCAGTTTTGAAATTGACGATGCCTCCAGCGGCTCCGGGCGCGTTGCCGAAGGTCTTTTTGAAGACTCCGGCGCTCTCTTGAGGTTTCTCGACGTTTATCAGCGTATGAGAGGCGGTCGGGGAAGCTTGAATGTGGACATGGCCGATCACACCACGTGGGATGGCACTTTCAAAGTGACCGGCCTTTCGATCACTGAGGACCCAGCTATTCGCAAGCTGACGGAGCAGAGAAACCTGCTCCAGCGAAAGCAACAGGGATCGGTGGTGATCGCGACTGGCGGCGGCGGTGTCGGTGAGGCTTCGTTCGATACGCTCGACATTGCCTTCACGCGATCGGGTCAGACACTTACGATCTCCCAAGGAGGGCTGAAGGGGGCTGTGATTGGTGGCACGGTTTCGGGAACCGTGGATCTTGCGTCTCAAACCATGGACCTGAACGGCACCTTTGTTCCGATCTATGCGCTGAACAACATCTTCGCCAATATTCCGCTGCTCGGGTTTGCTCTTGGAGGTTCGTCCGGGGAGGGGTTGATTGGTGTGACGTATCGCCTGTCGGGTGCGCTTTCGGACCCGGTTCTTTCAGTCAATCCGATCTCGGCAATCGCGCCCGGCATTTTCCGCAAGATGTTTGAGTTTCAATAA
- the phnD gene encoding phosphonate ABC transporter substrate-binding protein translates to MKLFARLAASAAVMIGLATPALAERENPDELFFGILSTESSSAQREKWGPLLAAMEASIGRPVKPFFASDYAGVIEAMRFDKVDVVWYGNKSAMVAVDRAGAEIFAQTTESTGDKGYWSVMITHKDSGLTYEDVMKCDKTLNFGIGDPNSTSGFLVPSTFVFAKEGVNPKDCFKTVRNANHETNLISAATKQVDAAVASSTGMYSRLKNAKPELFAELKEIWRSPLIASDPMAWRPELDKKLKADILSFFMSYGRLGTDEEVAEARETLALIDMGPFVPSSNAQLWPFYEMDQIRQRMSIEADTTYSDDERTAKILEINTRIEEIRAAAAARPRK, encoded by the coding sequence ATGAAACTCTTTGCACGTCTTGCTGCATCTGCAGCTGTCATGATCGGCCTTGCCACGCCGGCACTTGCTGAACGTGAAAACCCAGATGAATTGTTCTTCGGCATTTTGTCGACGGAATCCAGTTCCGCACAGCGCGAAAAATGGGGCCCTCTGCTGGCAGCCATGGAAGCGTCCATCGGTCGTCCGGTGAAACCTTTCTTCGCGTCTGACTATGCCGGTGTGATTGAGGCCATGCGCTTCGACAAGGTTGACGTCGTTTGGTACGGCAACAAGTCCGCCATGGTCGCAGTTGATCGCGCCGGGGCTGAGATCTTCGCCCAGACCACCGAGTCCACAGGCGACAAGGGTTATTGGTCGGTGATGATCACGCACAAGGATTCCGGTCTTACCTACGAAGACGTCATGAAGTGCGACAAGACCCTCAACTTCGGTATAGGTGATCCGAACTCTACATCGGGATTCTTGGTTCCATCGACCTTCGTTTTCGCCAAGGAAGGCGTCAACCCGAAGGATTGCTTCAAGACGGTCCGCAATGCCAACCACGAAACCAACCTCATCTCGGCTGCCACAAAGCAGGTCGATGCGGCTGTTGCTTCGTCCACGGGCATGTATTCCCGCCTGAAGAATGCCAAGCCGGAACTCTTCGCCGAGCTGAAAGAAATCTGGCGCTCGCCGTTGATCGCGTCCGACCCGATGGCCTGGCGCCCGGAACTGGACAAGAAGCTCAAGGCCGACATCCTGTCCTTCTTCATGAGCTACGGCCGCCTGGGTACGGACGAGGAAGTTGCTGAAGCGCGCGAAACTCTTGCCCTGATCGATATGGGTCCGTTCGTTCCTTCTTCCAACGCACAGCTCTGGCCCTTCTACGAAATGGATCAGATCCGTCAGCGGATGTCTATCGAAGCCGACACAACCTACTCCGATGACGAGCGCACTGCGAAAATCCTCGAGATCAACACTCGCATCGAGGAAATCCGCGCTGCCGCTGCTGCACGTCCGCGCAAGTAG
- the tyrS gene encoding tyrosine--tRNA ligase, whose product MSEFKSEFLKVLSERGFIHQISDPTGLDELCAKETVTAYIGFDCTAPSLHAGSLVTIMMLYWFQQSGHRPIALMGSGTTRVGDPTGKDESRKVLTDETIEENKAGIRKVFEKLLTFGDSPTDALMLDNADWLLKLNYMDFLRDIGRHFSVNQMIQRDSVKLRLEREQHLSFLEFNYMLLQGYDFLEIYQRTGCRLQMGGSDQWSNILSGVDLIRRKETAEAFALTAPLLTTSSGAKMGKTAAGAVWLNEEQLSAYDYWQYWRNTEDADVEKFLKLFTILPLDEIARLASLEGVEINEAKKVLATEATAMIHGREAAEAAAETARKAFEEGAMAEGLPSIEVPQAELEAGIGVLSAFVTAGLCASNGDVRRNIKGGAVKINDKGEQNDKRQLSLADVTEDGVIKLSLGKKKHVLLRPV is encoded by the coding sequence ATGAGCGAGTTCAAGTCGGAGTTCCTGAAGGTCCTTTCAGAACGCGGGTTCATTCACCAGATTTCAGACCCAACCGGGCTGGATGAGCTCTGCGCAAAAGAAACCGTCACCGCCTATATTGGCTTCGACTGCACGGCGCCCAGCCTCCATGCCGGCTCACTCGTCACCATCATGATGCTTTACTGGTTCCAGCAGAGCGGTCACCGGCCGATCGCCCTGATGGGCAGTGGCACAACACGCGTCGGCGATCCGACCGGCAAGGACGAAAGCCGCAAGGTTCTAACCGATGAAACAATCGAGGAAAACAAGGCTGGCATCCGCAAGGTTTTCGAAAAGCTACTGACCTTCGGCGACAGTCCGACCGACGCCTTGATGCTCGACAACGCGGATTGGCTGCTCAAGCTCAACTACATGGATTTCCTGCGCGACATCGGCCGACATTTCTCTGTCAACCAGATGATCCAACGCGATTCCGTAAAACTGCGCCTGGAACGTGAGCAGCACCTGTCCTTCCTGGAATTCAATTACATGCTGCTCCAGGGCTATGACTTTCTCGAGATCTACCAGCGCACGGGTTGCCGCCTGCAGATGGGCGGTTCTGACCAGTGGTCGAACATTCTGTCCGGCGTCGATCTCATCCGCCGGAAGGAGACGGCGGAAGCCTTCGCGCTCACTGCGCCGCTTCTCACGACCTCATCGGGTGCAAAGATGGGTAAGACGGCCGCTGGCGCCGTTTGGCTGAATGAAGAGCAACTTTCCGCATATGATTATTGGCAGTATTGGCGCAACACCGAAGATGCAGATGTTGAAAAGTTCCTGAAGCTCTTCACCATTCTCCCGCTGGACGAGATCGCCCGTCTGGCGAGCCTCGAAGGTGTCGAGATCAATGAGGCAAAAAAGGTTCTCGCCACCGAAGCAACAGCCATGATCCATGGACGTGAAGCCGCCGAGGCCGCCGCCGAAACCGCCCGCAAGGCCTTTGAAGAAGGCGCCATGGCGGAAGGACTTCCAAGCATCGAGGTTCCCCAGGCAGAGCTGGAGGCAGGCATCGGCGTTCTGAGTGCCTTCGTAACCGCAGGCCTGTGTGCGTCCAACGGCGATGTCCGGCGCAACATCAAGGGCGGAGCCGTGAAGATCAATGACAAGGGCGAGCAGAATGACAAGCGTCAGCTGTCCTTGGCCGACGTTACGGAAGATGGCGTGATCAAGCTGTCTCTGGGCAAGAAGAAGCACGTTCTTCTTCGGCCGGTCTAA